In Rhizoctonia solani chromosome 6, complete sequence, the sequence GGGACGGAAATAACATTGATAATGTCCAGAGCAGACTCTCGGTCAGGGGTATGAAGGATCTAATTCCTCAAAAAGGAAGTCTTTCCGCTAGCTTTGCCTCTGATGGATTTAGCGCTGATCAACAAAGGGACGATCAGAAAGCCCGGTGTGCATTGCACATGTTGCGTGTCGCACGGACGCAGAACGCACAACCAGCAGAGGGTTAGTGACGTTGACAGCCAGTGGCCACTAATGCGATTGGGTATCGGAATGAAGAGCAGAAGATGTCAAGTCATAGGCCGCCAATTGAACTCACTCGGAAAGGGCGGAAACTTGCGCTTTGGACGATGAGGAAAGGTGTTGGTTGGCGTGGGGTAGTGCTGTATGCGAACAAACTGTATGTGGCACATCATGATTGTCGGTGATCCTTTGCACACCGTATGTGGGTGATCATGATCAATGAGCGCTTTGATTGTCGAGAGAGAGAACCGATTTGGCTTGGGTTTTTCTTGCGAGTGGGTTTCGCTCCGGAGTTGAAAGCTGGGAGAACAATGAAATAGCGGTTGAAATGAAATGCCGGTCATGAAATTCGGCACTGGTGGGTTTAACTCCAAGGGCAGTACCCAACGCACTCAATGGTTCATAGAAAGCGAAGAGAAAGTTTGTATTTTACAGTTTATGTGCCGAATACGAATGAGCGACGGTTGTCTGTTCTACTAATGACTCGGGAATTCAGTGCAGGCCGTGCAAGGGTGCGAGTATGACCAAGGGGGGTGCCGATCGGAAGactgcttagtcagcatgGCTTGTTGGGTTGAATCCGAGAGTTCCGGTTGTTTCCACCACCGCACTGACCGTTGCTGTTCGACCTATCCAGAGTGCTCTCCTCCCTCGGGCGttgtttttcttcttttcttttgaTTTTCGTGCCCCTGTGCTGACGAGAGCGTGTACTTGAGCCCAAACCTTGCTAGTTATTTTTTAAGTTTCTTTCTATTTCCCCCTCTCCGCAAACACCATGTCGAACCAAGGAGATATTCAGGAGCGGATGGCCGCTGCCCGACGAGAGGCCGAACAACTCAAGGAAAAAATCAGGGCGAGACGGGATGCTGCTGCGGACACAAGCTGTGAGTCTGTGCTGTCATCTCACGATTTTTTTCTCGCTGATTTTCTGATTTTTTTTCTGGGCAGTGCGAGCGATGACCGAGGATCTCGAGTCCTTGCCGCGGGTTGTTATGCGCCCACGACGCACACTCAAGGGCCACTTGGCCAAGATCTACGCCATGCATTGGGCTGCTGATAAGCGCCACCTCGTCTCAGCCTCTCAGGACGGAAAACTCATCGTCTGGGACGCGTATACCACAAACAAGGTCCATGCTATTCCCCTTCGCAGTTCCTGGGTCATGACATGTGCCTATTCCCCCTCGGGTAACTTTGTCGCATGCGGAGGATTGGATAACATTTGCTCGATTTATAATCTGCGCAACAAGGAGGGCGGGGGAAACAAGAGCGCACGTGAACTCAGTGCCCATTCCGGTTACTTGTCCTGCTGTCGGTTCATCAACGACAGGCAGATCGTTACCTCTTCCGGAGACATGACATGCATGCTGTGGGACATTGAGGCGGGAGCGCGCGTCATGGAGTTCAACGATCACACTGGAGACGTAATGAGGTGTGTGTCACTCGACCGTTGTCGCCCCATTTAGCCCCTATGTTTAaccttttttcttttttagTCTTTCCCTCGGACCAAACCAGAACGTCTTTGTGTCGGGTGCATGCGACGCAACGGCCAAATTATGGGACATTCGCACTGGCAAGGCAACCCAGACGTTCACCGGCCACGAATCAGATATCAACGCTGTGCAGTGAGTTGTCATCTCGTTCACTTTGCTCCACCATCCACTCATCTTCCCACCCAGATTCTTCCCCAACGGAGACGCATTCGCCACCGGCTCAGACGACGCCTCTTGTCGCCTCTTTGACATTCGCGCTGATCGAGAACTCAACTCGTTCACTCACGATAACATTCTTTGCGGCATCACCTCGGTCGCCTTTTCCATCTCTGGCCGAGTTCTCTTTGGAGGATACGATGACTGGACATGCAATGTGTGGGACACGCTCAAGGGTGAGCGGGTGGGAGTTTTGACCGGGCATGAGAACCGAGTGAGCTGCTTGGGAGTCAGCGTAGACGGAATGGCACTATGCACAGGTAGCTGGGATAGCACACTCAAGGTAAGACTCGTTCATCAGAGCGTGCGTGGCCTTGTTGCTCACATTGTACAAAAAAGGTCTGGGCGTAAACCCGAAAAAGGCATGACATAAAGAAATCTGGTCGTATACCTCCCCCACCCCTCCATCCCGACTCGGTACGGATAGTTGACTTATATATATACTTGATTCGGTCCTCATCAGCCCTGTACTCGCCCGTCGTTGCGCGCGCGCGAGTGGGTCGTCTGGTCTGGACACGAAAGCTCATTGTGATTTCCCGTTCTGACGTGTTTTTGCTTTCCgtctttccttttttttcttaCCTGTTTTTGTGTCTTTCTTgctttttttctctttttctttttttctttttctgaTTGATTCATTTGGTCGTGGTCATGTCCTGTCCGATCGTTACGGTATAAATATTTAGGTGTTCTTCGAGAGTTATTCGGTGTGGGAGGCGGTTGGTGCTAGTTTGGATAAATCTCACTCGCTAGTCTATGCTCTGGCGCTAGATTTGGTGATTGGTGTACGACCATGATAGCTTGAGTTTACGCTCCACGTTCGAAGCTTGCCTCTCAACAGGCACTAGCCAAAAGTCACGTGAGAACCGGACCGGTAAGCGCCCAGCTCTTGTGCTGTTCCTGCTCTTTCATCATtgtcgtcatcatcatcggGCTTTGCATTTGATCTGCTCTTGGTGTTAGCATATATAGCAATTGCACTCTTCTTAATCTTTGATAAGGGCAATGTTCGACCTTTCTGCCGTTTGGATTGGTCCTCCCTCTCTGGTTGATAAGACCAACTTCAAATCGTACCCTTTTAATAACTTGATCGCTCGCATTTGTTTTCGAGAGCAATTGAACTGGGAAGTCTTTCCTTCTTGTAGTCTGGAGGACTCCAGATGAGTCTCAAGACCTTTTTCAGAGGTACCTCAGCATGTCATGAGTCTATCCAAACGTTTTGGATAAACCGAGTACAGTACCTTGAAGAAATTGGCCGAGTTGGCAAAAGGGTTCTTATTCGTGGCTCCACCTTGTATTGGTAACCCGGTGGCTGTACCGGACACCTTTTTGTTCAGTTGCTTGGACTCTGTTGCAATGGTCAGATTCTCATTGGTATTTTTAGGCCTGAAACCGATTGTAATTTGATGATCGTTATCTTGTGCGCCTTTGAGTGTCTTTTGCGGGTCTATCGTGTTCCTTGTTGTATAGCGACGCGAGTTTCCCCTTTTGTGAGATGACTGGTTCTCCATGCGCAAGCTAATAGACAATGCACATATGTGAAACCGACTCGTACCTTGAATATATCACCTAAAATGTGATTGAACCAGGTGCCCTGACACTTATATGCTCGATCGTTCTGCATCCAAGCATATACTCCTATTAACAGTCTATTAATAGTACGATTCGTGCCAATGTCTTTATCGTTAGCTCAACTTGCAAGAATACTACTACTATTGGCCGACTCAATCGTGCCCCAATTCAGTCCTGCAGCAAACATAGCTAGGCACAACCGTTTTAATTGATCGGTGCTACCCGAGAGCGTTGTGGATTCAACACTGCAAACGACTTTTTGGTTTCCAAGATTGGAGAGCACATAGAACTcttggattttcaagtacATGCCGGTCCCAGAAATGGAGTATGCGGTATCCGGGGGGCTTGTCCATCCTGTGATCACGCCACTTGATCATGAAGCCCCACGTGTATGTGTGCGCTTTCGACCATCTGGTGAAATCTGTTGAACGCGTTGGTTAGTTATTTTTGGCCAAACAGGGTAAGGTTTTGTCGCAGTTTGCGGCTTTCCGTGGATCAACTTGGATTCGATGATACAAGCAACTCTGCATGCGCCCGAAGAAAACGGCAAGGAGACTATGGAAGAGGACTGTCGATCTTTGATCGCCTTGGCCCTCAAATTCCGTACATGCTCTTTTATTTCGGGCTCTGAAGATTATGCTGCTGTAAGGAGGTTAGGTCTCTTGATAGCCTTAAGATGGAACGACTGTCACGTCAAGTTTTATCTAGACTTCTCACTCTTATTGATATGGCATTAGCTTGTGCTTTAATGGAAGACGAGGTTTCTTCAGTCGAGAAAGACCGCATCAAATTTGAAGCTGTACGGTAAGTTCAATAGCCCAAAGTTTAGGAAGTATTATTTACATTATGTGTTTTTACAAAAAGACTTTCTAAGCGGGTGACACCAATAAGTTTGTCGGAATGCTTAGAGAACGGCTGGTCTTTATCTCAGGATAACGGAAATCGAAGCGGTATATCCCAAATGCAATTTTTTGTTTTGGAAGACTCGGTGTTTCGATATCTTGATGACCACAAACAAGCTCAACCACTTCACAAGTATCTGACGCGCAACCCCGTACTCTGTTCGATGCTGGCGCTGAACGTTTGGCATTTGGACCCGAGCGGGGATTTGGCTTTTCGTTCTGGCTATATCCTTACTGAAGACTATCCCCAAATCGAAGTTAGTATACACTCTGAATCCTTTTCGCAGCCTTGGAATTATGTCCTCGTTAAACCCGTCCATGAAGAAACTATTATACTCAAAGGTGACCCACTTGGTCAATCTTACCTGACCGCCATCTTAGCCCTTGGCTTTGTAGATGCACATGGTGGATTTTATCCCTGCTCAATCATCTTGAAGGGCTATAGGAAGTTTATTTGGAGACTTTACCGGCCCGGGTTGGGAATGTCCGATTTTGTACCTCAACAAGTTCCGTTATTGGAAAGCAAAATGTTAGAAACGGCTCCTGCGAACCTCCCTGAGACTCTGCATCATATCTGGCAATGCATCATAGATTTACAGGACTCGGGCCAAGGATCGTTATGCAGCTGGAAAATCGATGTATGCAACACACGATTGGTTGATTTGTGTTTGGTTGATTTATGTTTTGGTATTTCTTGCAGATAAAGGATCCAGTGGTGGCCTTAAAGGAAACGATTCCCTATGTAAGCACCAGTACATATTCCGCTATCACGCCAGTAGTTTTATGTGATATGTACTAACCCTGATGGATGGGTAGGAGCAGTTTCCAAGAGGGGTAGGGCTACCTGACTCCTACAAACAAAAACAGCCTCTTGGACATCTATATCCAACAACAATCTCGCACGATGTACTTGGAACCATACGTCCTTTATTTTTATTGGGTCCCAACGCCAGCACTGAATTAGAGTGCCCCATACGATCGGATTGTGTTCTCAAATCTTCGAGGTACGTAAGGTCACATATCGATTGTTTGTCTCCCGGACTGGTCCCAGAGGTAAGCCTTGCAGGATATAGGCTGGTATTAGACATTGTAGTCGATTATCCATGCTTTCAGGATGCCGCTATTCTTAAATGGATAGGGGAATATACACAACTTAGCCATCTCAATATATTATCGCCACTTGGGATACGCCAAACGTTGGACGGAGGATTTGGGGTGGTGCTGCAGTGCACAAAATTACAGAGTCTACGTGAATATCTGAACCAAAAGTCAGACGCGGAGAGAGTCCAATTGGTACGTTCTCATCCATAATTTCTCAATATTAAATATAATGTCTTACGTGATTGTTCAATAATCCAGTCTCTACAAATTTCGAGCGGTCTAGCTTATTTGCATGAAGCTGGAATAGTAAGTTGGGAGTTTCCAAAAAGTGAATTTGGCGCCGCGCTCATAGGGCATGTGAAATAGGTACACGGAAGTCTCAGAGCGGTAAGGCATTGGTTCTATGAGAATAATAAA encodes:
- a CDS encoding Tyrosine kinase domain-containing protein yields the protein MSNQGDIQERMAAARREAEQLKEKIRARRDAAADTSLRAMTEDLESLPRVVMRPRRTLKGHLAKIYAMHWAADKRHLVSASQDGKLIVWDAYTTNKVHAIPLRSSWVMTCAYSPSGNFVACGGLDNICSIYNLRNKEGGGNKSARELSAHSGYLSCCRFINDRQIVTSSGDMTCMLWDIEAGARVMEFNDHTGDVMSLSLGPNQNVFVSGACDATAKLWDIRTGKATQTFTGHESDINAVQFFPNGDAFATGSDDASCRLFDIRADRELNSFTHDNILCGITSVAFSISGRVLFGGYDDWTCNVWDTLKACALMEDEVSSVEKDRIKFEAVRLSKRVTPISLSECLENGWSLSQDNGNRSGISQMQFFVLEDSVFRYLDDHKQAQPLHKYLTRNPVLCSMLALNVWHLDPSGDLAFRSGYILTEDYPQIEPWNYVLVKPVHEETIILKGDPLGQSYLTAILALGFVDAHGGFYPCSIILKGYRKFIWRLYRPGLGMSDFVPQQVPLLESKMLETAPANLPETLHHIWQCIIDLQDSGQGSLCSWKIDIKDPVVALKETIPYEQFPRGVGLPDSYKQKQPLGHLYPTTISHDVLGTIRPLFLLGPNASTELECPIRSDCVLKSSRYVRSHIDCLSPGLVPEDAAILKWIGEYTQLSHLNILSPLGIRQTLDGGFGVVLQCTKLQSLREYLNQKSDAERVQLSLQISSGLAYLHEAGIVHGSLRAANVLVSLTGDAMLCHPYLLGSIGSTEQSKKANVRWLAPEIVRGEPMSQAGDSYSLGMTILEVISGMAPYTKTGVAELWEIVSTGKPSPFPERPMDVIPNNQHGNRLWTFLHSCWNPNRASRPNAALASEFMRLFIRYGPQLQSSPSNEYSTGSNAVQGGFGNIFAGSLHGGLRVAIKTHQVSQSLLEENPNILMDVAREIHTWSKCDHPNVLHFLGLAEFRGQIAMVAPWMDNGTLPRYLKNSPSTDRCRLCTQICDGVAYLHQIGIIHGDLKGASTYEGNTRDGVAVVCDFGGSLLKNRSLNIVRREKGTLTYRWAAPEVLYGSNSDDSESAGTASQSNQTTGGCPWNSKASDIYALGMWRANQMQHVTPRARTCCDGPCRPICTQV